The following coding sequences are from one Panicum hallii strain FIL2 chromosome 5, PHallii_v3.1, whole genome shotgun sequence window:
- the LOC112891916 gene encoding cytochrome b561 domain-containing protein At4g18260-like codes for MLASGRRLLLVCTSFVILLLLAPSNGASNSTETLNQSHNKTGSPLEMTPRVSFQLKLHALFHWSSFGFLMPLGIILVRMSSKSQNGGCIRLVFYCHVISQVAAVLLATGGAVLSLMNFENAFSNSHQRVGLALYGVMWLQPIIGFFRPERGVKVRSLWYFFHWFLGIAICATGIVNVYIGLRTYHERTAKSVRLWTGLLTVEVIFLGFFYLMIDRWSYMMKQGHASVEQLRPTDNRRTYPTTLRKELAIVQE; via the exons ATGCTAGCGTCTGGGAGAAGGCTGCTCCTCGTGTGCACAAGCTTTGTGATTCTTTTGCTTCTTGCGCCGTCCAATGGCGCCTCAAATTCCACGGAGACTCTCAATCAGAGCCACAACAAGACTGGGAGTCCTTTGGAG ATGACACCCAGAGTATCATTTCAGCTCAAGCTACACGCATTGTTCCATTGGTCTTCGTTCGGTTTCTTGATGCCATTAGGGATAATACTAGTTAGAATGTCAAGCAAATCACAAAACGGCGGATGCATCCGACTCGTCTTCTATTGTCATGTGATTTCGCAG GTTGCAGCTGTCCTTCTTGCAACAGGTGGCGCGGTACTGTCGTTGATGAACTTTGAAAACGCATTCAGTAACAGTCACCAAAGAGTAGGATTGGCACTGTATGGAGTCATGTGGCTCCAGCCAATTATCGGTTTCTTCAGGCCAGAAAG AGGTGTTAAGGTGAGGAGTCTATGGTACTTCTTCCATTGGTTCCTCGGAATCGCAATCTGCGCCACGGGCATCGTGAATGTTTACATTGGCCTTCGTACCTACCATGAGAGAACCGCCAAGAGCGTGAGGCTCTGGACTGGCCTCCTCACCGTTGAGGTCATCTTCCTGGGTTTCTTCTACCTCATGATAGACAGGTGGAGCTACATGATGAAGCAAGGCCACGCCTCCGTTGAGCAGCTAAGGCCTACCGATAATCGAAGAACCTATCCGACCACCCTTCGGAAAGAGTTAGCTATCGTGCAAGAGTGA
- the LOC112891917 gene encoding uncharacterized protein LOC112891917 codes for MACSFSPSSATRLQALDAVAAAGVRNGRVPVRGSVAPAQRSLGCCRATARQEGATQEPSVAVSSARTQLDLLEQLTSTTPDGTAGLENGTLPEPRQRSTIREQLLALANGKVGDDEFTLPLGKKLKEGLKRLNSLTVSQRRNIKRQAMLTQVSGRNDSVFFATVGAFVLVPPFAILAIAVLTGYIQLLP; via the exons ATGGCGTGCAGCTTCTCCCCTTCCTCCGCCACGAGGCTCCAGGCCTTGgacgcggtggcggcggcgggcgtgaGGAACGGCAGGGTTCCTGTCAGGGGCTCCGTCGCCCCCGCGCAGCGGTCGCTCGGCTGCTGCAGGGCGACCGCACGGCAGGAAGGCGCCACCCAGGAGCCCAGCGTCGCAG TTTCTTCGGCCCGTACACAGTTGGACCTCCTGGAACAACTGACGTCCACTACACCTGATGGCACCGCTG GCCTAGAGAATGGTACACTCCCAGAACCCCGTCAGCGCTCTACTATCCGCGAGCAACTGTTGGCGCTGGCCAATGGTAAGGTTGGCGATGACGAGTTCACCCTCCCATTGGGCAAGAAGCTGAAGGAAGGCCTGAAGAGACTCAACTCCCTGACGGTGTCGCAGAGGAGGAACATCAAGAGGCAGGCCATGCTTACCCAGGTCAGTGGACGGAACGACTCAGTGTTCTTTGCGACCGTTGGGGCGTTTGTACTCGTCCCACCTTTTGCCATTCTAGCCATTGCAGTCCTAACTGGTTATATCCAGCTCTTGCCTTGA